A portion of the Edaphobacter bradus genome contains these proteins:
- a CDS encoding non-canonical purine NTP pyrophosphatase, producing MTLYVATSNPGKLRDFAAADTLHIPIEPLPNLADIAPPPEDEPTFEGNAIAKALYYSHHAPGEIVIADDSGLEVDALHGAPGVRSARFAEDHNFLPMSPLPPDERNNLYLVETLTGVPLSDREARYHCVLAAARNGHILAIGHGAVEGEILTAPRGSGGFGYDPLFYLPTHHRTMAELDLATKLTLSHRGRAFAALLKELEPHLSSAKFT from the coding sequence GTGACCCTCTACGTCGCCACCTCGAACCCCGGCAAGCTACGCGACTTCGCCGCCGCCGATACCCTCCACATCCCCATCGAGCCCCTGCCTAACCTGGCCGACATCGCGCCGCCGCCCGAAGACGAGCCCACCTTCGAAGGCAACGCCATCGCCAAGGCCCTCTACTACTCCCACCACGCGCCCGGCGAGATCGTCATCGCCGACGACTCCGGCCTCGAAGTCGACGCCCTCCACGGAGCCCCCGGCGTCCGCTCCGCTCGCTTCGCCGAAGACCACAACTTCCTCCCCATGTCGCCGCTCCCTCCCGACGAGCGCAACAACCTCTACCTCGTCGAAACCCTCACCGGAGTTCCCCTCAGCGACCGCGAGGCGCGCTACCACTGCGTCCTCGCCGCCGCGCGCAACGGCCACATCCTCGCCATCGGCCACGGAGCCGTCGAAGGCGAGATCCTCACTGCACCCCGCGGCTCCGGCGGCTTCGGCTACGACCCGCTCTTCTACCTCCCCACGCACCACCGCACCATGGCCGAGCTCGACCTCGCAACCAAGCTCACCCTCAGCCATCGCGGCCGGGCCTTTGCAGCGCTGCTCAAGGAACTCGAGCCGCACCTCTCTTCCGCTAAGTTCACTTAA
- a CDS encoding succinate dehydrogenase — translation MATAAPPSPPAAQPHPGIKGGVQPLRAGQGHSFFWRKLHSLTGIVPIGAFLIEHIVSNFEIVNGPLAYAKQVLFLNSLPLVRVLEWTLIFIPLAYHALYGVFIAIRGRNNVNVYPWAGNWMYLSQRVTGIIALLYIGYHVWSQRFSGVSLPDHPGAAFHKVQVELSNPWMVAIYVIAMVATTWHFAYGIWLFAAKWGITPGDKARKRFGYVCAVVGIALCLMGLASIYAVVNAPPAPEDVMPEQPSITLSVPATNSAQPGLVRQ, via the coding sequence ATGGCAACTGCCGCACCGCCATCCCCGCCCGCCGCTCAGCCCCACCCGGGTATCAAGGGCGGCGTGCAACCGCTACGTGCCGGCCAGGGCCACTCCTTCTTCTGGCGCAAGCTGCACTCGCTCACCGGCATCGTCCCCATCGGCGCCTTCCTGATCGAGCACATCGTCTCCAACTTCGAGATCGTCAACGGCCCGCTGGCCTACGCCAAGCAGGTCCTCTTCCTCAACTCCCTCCCGCTCGTCCGCGTCCTCGAATGGACCCTCATCTTCATCCCGCTCGCCTACCACGCCCTCTACGGCGTCTTCATCGCCATCCGCGGCCGCAACAACGTAAACGTCTACCCCTGGGCCGGCAACTGGATGTACCTCTCCCAGCGCGTCACCGGCATCATCGCGCTCCTTTATATCGGCTACCACGTCTGGAGCCAGCGCTTCAGCGGCGTCAGCCTCCCCGACCACCCCGGCGCAGCCTTCCACAAAGTCCAGGTCGAGCTCTCGAATCCGTGGATGGTCGCCATCTACGTCATCGCGATGGTCGCCACCACCTGGCACTTCGCCTACGGTATCTGGCTTTTCGCCGCCAAGTGGGGCATCACCCCCGGCGACAAGGCCCGCAAGCGCTTCGGCTACGTCTGCGCCGTCGTCGGCATCGCGCTCTGTCTCATGGGACTCGCCAGCATCTACGCCGTCGTCAATGCACCGCCGGCCCCAGAAGACGTCATGCCCGAGCAGCCGTCAATCACCCTGTCCGTGCCAGCAACGAATTCCGCGCAACCGGGACTGGTACGACAATGA